DNA sequence from the Bacteroidales bacterium genome:
ATCAAATTCAATAATTTCCATATCATGAATTTTTTTGGTCAGCTCTTTATTAAAATGAACCCTGTAACCAAGTCCTCCAGTATCAACTTTGAGCAATTGAATATTTTCTTTAATTTCTCCTGAAATAGCAAAACAATTACTATTATCCCATAAAATATTGTTTGAGTACATCTGAAGTTCTTCGGGAATAGTTAAGAAAATATTTACATTCTTTTGTTTTAAAGTGGTTTTCACCATAAAAACAAAAAGCGCGATAATTTCAGCAAGAACTGCTCCAAGTCCCCACTTGCGGAAAATATCATTACTTAAATTTGGGAAAATATTTGCAGCTAAAACCGTGATTACTGTTAATATTGTTAGTCCTGAAACAGTATATAAGATAATTTTTTGATTCATAGGTTTATTTTATTAATCTTTTAGAAAAAATTATATTACTTCTTTTATAGTATTAATTATTGTTTCTGCTTTATATTATAAAGACATGAAAAATCTGATTTGGTAACCACCCTAACCAGAAAAATTTATAATTTTTTTATTAAGGAATATTCTTTCAGGTTGATTATTATCAGGTTGCGGGATAATCGTTTAATAAAATGGATTTGAATGATATTGTTAGTAGTTATTTCCTCGTTAAGCGGAATTTGAAATTCCGTTTAGCTAAGGAAATTATTTTGGGTGGAATTCAAAAATTAGCAAGTCAGTATAAGTTGAACTATTTATTTTTTATATCGCTCAACTTAGGTGCAATATTTAATAGAACTGTATTTATATTATTTATTTACTACAAATTTGAAATGATAAAAGCTGTCGTTTATTGCTATTTGAAAGATATATACTCCATTATGTTTAATATTTAGATCGGTTAAATAAAATTCTAAATTTTTGTCAATATTATTTTCAATATAAATTGTATTACAATATATTTTAGCACCGGAAAGATTGTAGATACTTAATAAGGCAGAGCCGTTATATTCAAAATTTATGCTTATATTTATATAGTCATTTGAAGGATTAGGGAAAATTTCAAATCCCTCAATTATATTTTTATTTCTTGTATTAATTATATTATCAATTTTATCTAAATCAGCAACTGAAATACCACCACTACATATATAATGACCAACCCATAATTTATTGTCCTTAGTAATAATTATTTTGTTTGCAATATTATGGGCTATGCCGGAGTTAAGTACATTATAAATTTCCCAGTTAGCATTACCATTAAATTTTGCAATACCACCAGCACATGTTGCTATCCAGATATTATCAATAGAATCAATAAATATATCAAAAATTGTATTACTTGGAATATTTGAATTGTAAATATTAAAATTTGTCCAATTATTACCATCAAATTTTTGTAATCCTCCTCCACTTTCAATACCAACAATACCATTCGTGTCTATTGAATTACACCATAAATTATTATTTAAGTCAAACTTAATTTTTGTAATATAATAATCAGGAATTTTATTATTTTGCCAGTTCCATATTTCAAAATCAGTATCTGTAAATTTAAAAATTGCGGGGTCTTCAATTTGAATTTCACCTGAAGCTCCCCATAAATTCCCTTCTTTATCAAATGTTATGTCATGAATATAATTGCAAGTTAAACTGCTGTTATTTTTGTTATAATTAGTTAATACACCATTTTCGTATTTAATCAAGCCATTGTTACAAGTACCTACATAAAATGTATCTTCGTTTATTGGTAATATACAATTAATATAATCATTATTAAATTCATCGAAATATTTCCAATTATTATTTTGATTTTTATATGATAATATTGTTTCGTATCCACCAATATATAATCCATGGTAATTACCTGCTTCAATAACAGTAATTTTCTTGGTTTTTAATCCATTTGAAGAATCAATACTTGTCCAGTTATTATCTGAGAATCTTGTCAGATACATATTTTTAGAAAAAAACCCATTTAATATATAAATTGAGTCATTAATAGTTTCTAAATCTCCAATTTTATTGCTTTTTAAATTTGAATTAATTAAATTTTTTTTTTCAAAATTTGTTCCATCAAATTTTACAAGACCATTATTAAAAGTTCCTAACCATATAATTCCATTTTGCTCAGGTTCTATTGTTAAAATTACATTTTCAGGAATATTGGAATTATTTGTGTTATATACAGTAAAATTTTCATTATTGTATTTAATTAATCCTGCTGATGAACCAAGCCATAAAGTATTTTCCGAATCAAATTTTAATGTATAAATACAATTTGTTGGAATAGTTGAGTTAGTAGTATCGTAATTAATAAATAATGTGCCATTATATTTAAACAATCCATTATTTAGTGATCCTATTAATAAGTTATTGTTATTATCATAAGCTAATGAAGTAACCTCCGATGTAATTTGCTGAAAGTATTGTATTTCACCATTTGAAAGTTTTCCTAAACCCCAGCTTGCAGCAATCCAAATATTGCTGTCTTTATCTTCTAATAAATCATTAATAGCAAAATAGCTTGATATAGGACTACCTGTTTCCCACTTTTCCCACTTATTGCCATCATATTTTACTATGTTACTAAAACTTCCAATCCATTTGTTTTCGTCATTATCAATTATTATTTTTAAATTCCATTGGTCAAAGGGCAAACCGGAATTTTGAGTATTATATATTGTACATTTTTCTCCATCAAAACACCCAATGCCATAGTATTGTGTTGTTAACCAAAGTTTGCCTGCCTTATCTTTTACAAGGCTGCGCAAATGATTATCGGGCAAATTTGCATTAGCTCTGTTATAAAATGTATATTGTTCGGTTGTTTTATTATATTTGTATAAACCACCATCAGTTGCTACCCATAAATATTCTCCATCAATTAAAATATCAAATACTTTATCGGTATTAGTATAATTAGTCCATGCCGGATGCTGACTAAATGAACACAGAGGAATAATAAATAATAAAACAATTAATTTATTAATTTTTGTCATTGTTAAAAATATTAAAAAACAGAGGAATATTATTCCTCTGTTTAAATTACAAATTTTTTATTTATTTACAATAAATTTTTTAGTAATAGTTTGAGTTGCTGAACTAAGTTTTACAATATAAATACCGTTTTCTAAATTAAAGGTATTTATAGAAATATTGTTTTGTCCTGCTTTTAATCTATTATCTTGATATATCTTAATAATACTTCTTCCTGTTATATCACATACTGTTAATGAAACATTCGTTACATTTTTCATATTGAATGTTACTATTGCTTCTGAGGTTACAGGATTAGGATAAATCTCTAATGAAGTAATATTCTCATTAAACATTTCATTATTTATTGATGTGCCAGATTTTTCTTTATTAACAAATAATAACTTTTTAGCATATTTCATTGCATTTATATATGGAGATCTGACAATGTATGCCCCATTAATGTTATTTTTATTAAGTTTATTTTCATTCTTTACCTCATCTAATAAATCCATATTTTCTTTAAGAGTAAGATCCTCTAAAGGATTAATTACAAAAAAGGTACCTTCATCTAATTTTTCTATTAATAAAGGCCATATTTTTTCACCCTTTGATTTACAAAACTTAATAAAAAGTTTATATTCGTCAGATTCTGCATATTTCTTAGGATCACTATACTGAGAAATTTCCGGTTTAATCCATGTTTCTTTCCATTTTTCGTATTTATTATTAAATTCATTTTTTGTATCAAATGATATTTCATTAATTTTTGAATTAAGTTTATCAAGTTCATTTGAAGTAAATGATACATCATCCATTACTGCTAAACCTTCTAAAATGGCTTCATTCAACGTTATGTTTCTTAATATATCGCCATGAGGTGATATTTGTGAGATTTTTCTATAGTATTTATTCACTGAGCCATAAGAATTGCCGTTTAATGCATTGCGTGGATGAAATGTACGCATTAAGCTGCCTGGTTTACTCTCCCAGTCATATCCATGAGGATTATTGTTACCCGATTTTGTTACAGAACCATGTGTATATGAACCATTTAAAGCCCATAAATCTACAATTGAGTTACTTGATGTAGCACCACTTCTTGTAAACCTCATTGCTCCAGGATACCTTATATCATAATAAAAATTATCAAAAGAAGCTAACGGGTTCCCTGGTACATAATAGTTAGAGTAATAGCTTGGAGGCCATTCCCAATAACCAGTAATACCACCAGACCAACTTATACAGTTATAAACGCCTGAAGCAGGTGCAGACTGTATTGCATCGTCAGCTTTTAAGTTAGGAAAATAAGACATTATATTGCTGTTTTTACATTTAATATATAAATCACATTTTCCTGTTGGATTCCATGAGCCGTAAGATGAAATCAAGGCAGCACCTATTCGCACAGAGAAGTCTTTTTTAACCCTCGAAGACCAACCCCAATTAAAATCTCCTGAGCCATAATAATCGTCATTTTGTGCTATTATTTTCCCTGGCCATGTATCGTCAGAAATCCATAAACGACTATCACCTGTTAATTTACAAGTAAAATAATTATAATTTTCAGGGGTTTCATGTGCATTTCTGAAACCATTCCCCGAAACTGCACAATCATTATAATAATATTGACCATTGACATTTAAATCAACTAATCCACTGCTATTTTGATAATACGACCTTATACGTACATAATATGTACCTGTATAATTTATTCTGACATTTACAGAAGCAAGTCCATTTGAGTTAGATAAATCGCTCCATGTATAACTATCAGGATGATACTTGCTAAATACTTCCAAAACATGTTTATATTTATCTGATGCATAAGTCGTAAAAAAAACTTGTTGTCCTGAAGAAAAATAAAAAGATTTATATGTTGTATATTTAAAGGTTTCATCAATATGATTATAATAATTACCTTCAGGATTAGGAAGTACAATTTTATTTTTTGAACTATCGTCATCTGTCCAAATAACCGGATTATTTTCTCTTTCTTTAATTTCTTCTTTTATAGAATTTATAAAGTTTTTGTACTTTTCATCCGATATAATAACTTTATCTTTACTTTTAGTAAGTCTTATAAATTCAACTTCCGGTATTTCAGGTGCTAAAGCTACAAAAGAAATATTATTTGTTCCTTTTTTTAATTTAATAGTTTCTAATTTCAACTCCTCATTTTTTAATTCAACTGTTTGCCAGTTACTTTTAGTAGGTCTAATTTTATCTTTTTGTTTTTCATTATTAACTTGAAGGTCATAATTTAAATAACCTTTATTGGTTTTTGCAGCCATAAGCCAGGCACTAAGATAAAAATTACCGTCTTCGGGTGATTCTATTTCAAAAATGCGATAGATGTAATCTCCGTCAATTTTCACTTTTGAATTTTTTATTATAACATCGCCGCCTAACTCTTTATTATTATCAAAGTATTTTTTTTCACTAATATCTTGTCCGAATCCTACCAGTGATAAAATAAGAATCATAATAATTGTTAATAATAAACTTTTTGTTTTCATTTTCGTATATTTAAATGTTTAAACTTAATTGTTTTAACAGCCTCATCCCATTCTCTATATTGAGAAAAGTATTTTGTTCGCTGTAAGATACGGGGTGAGGTTTTTTTTTAATTTTGCTTATAGAAAGATAATAATAACTCCCTGCCCGTCAATTACCTTGTAAAAAACGTGTACAATATGAAAAAAATCATTTGCACATCTCATAATAGAGAAACTTAATTGTTAAATTATGGACCCATGGTTTTATATTTTTTTAATAATAACTTGTAAAGCTTTGATATTAAGTAATATCTACTCTGATTAAAACATTTTCGGCTTCTGTCTTATATTATAAGACATGAAAAATATGATTTAGTAACCACCCTAAACCGAAAAATTCATAATTTTTTTACGCATAAGAAGTACCAACAAATTTGTAGTTTTTAACAACCCTAAATTTGGGTACTTCTAATGTGGGATTTCCCGCTTTGCTTCCCCTTATCCATCACACATTCATGCAATTCACTCAGTTTTTGCATGAATAAAGCGGGTTAAAATGATTTTTTATAAAAAAATATTCTTTCAGGTTGATTATAATCGTGTTGCGGGATAATCGTGTAACTTCTCAATAAGTTACAGCAGATAATTAAACCAAACAATAGAACAATAGAACAATAGAACAATAGAACAATTATAATAGTCGTGGCACGGCTCACTTAAATTAGATGTAAACAACTAATAATCAACATATCCGTGCCACGACTTGCGGGTTTTAGGTAATAAATGGATTTGAATAATATTGTTAGTAACTATTTCTTTTTTCAATTTCAGTTAAAATTTCTTTCGCTTCTTGATTGTAGTAATTGTTTTCATCAGAACTGATTTGTTCTAGAATGCTTTTTGCTTTATCAATTACACCAATTTTAATATAACAAAGTGCTAAATTTAATTTGATTTTTTCACAATAAAAAGATTGACTGCAATCTTCAATATTTTCAAGTATTTCTGTTGCTTTATGATAGTTTTCTTTTTCTAAATGTAAAATACTTAAATAAAAAGCAGACGGGAAATTATTTGTGTCAGCATTATTTACTTCGCTTAATATATTAAAAGCCTTTTCATAATTTTCTAAATCAAATTCTATTAATCCATGAGCTAATTTATTTTTAACATCTGAACCATTTCTTGTGATAACGTTAGGCTTTTCGAACACAAAATATTCTGCAAATATTTCATCATTTGTTTTAATGCTGAAATATTTGTCATTTATGTACCAGGATGAAACACATAATATTATTAGAATAAGTGAAATGCTAAAAACATTTTTTGTTATTTTTTGATTTTTTATCTTTTTTTCAGAGTTATTCATTGAATTATAAAATGCTACTTTTTCCTCATCCTTTAATGCGTCCAGAATATCTTGTTGTATTTTTAATTCATTCTGAAGTTCAGAATATTTTATTTTTCCCTTCATTTTAATTTCTTTTGTTTAAAAACTTCAAATATTTCTTTTTACATCTTGCTTTTTTATTAATAACATATCTTTCTGTATAGCCTAACTCTTCCGCAATCTCTTTTATTGACATATTATTTGCTTTCATCTGAAATATTTCACGACATCCTTTATTCAGCTTATTAAGTATTTCCATTACTTTTAAAAACCTCTCATGTTCATCCACTTCATTTTCCCCAAATTCATGAATTCGAAAATATTCTTCATTTTTCTTCTTTTCATCCTGAGCTGCTTTGGTTTTATCAAGCCATACATTTTTACATGTTTGTAATAAATAATGTTCAAAATTATCAATATGTGTTTTTTCTCTTATCTTATCAAATACTTTGATCATTGAAATTTGAAAGACTTCTTTTACATCTTCTCTATTTCCGCCTTTATTTAATATTATGTTTTTTGCCTTTGGCTTTATCTTTTTTTCAATATAATCAAAAATTGCCTTAGTATTATTATTGATACCTTCAATGATTTCTTTATTGCTAAATTTGTCTCTCATTAAATAGGACTTAAAAAATTGCTAATTGTAACCAGGTATAAATACTTATTTTTAATTTAATAAACACAAAAAAGTAAATATTTTCAGTTTACTTTAGTAGTAAACATTTTTTCATAATTTTTGATTTTCTGTTCAAATTTAGCTGATAGAAATAAATTCCTGAATCAACAGGTTCATTAGTATCTGTCGTTCCATCCCAAACCATAGAATTCTGACCTGATTTTATATTTTGATTTATAAGTGATCTAACTTTCTGCCCTTTGATATTATATATTTCTATCTTTGCGTTTTTTATGTTTTTACAAGATATATTAAAAGATATTGTTGTTGTTGAATTAAATGGATTGGGATAATTCTTTAATTCATATTCTGATTGAATAATTTTAATTGAACTATTTACATCTCGTTTTGCACATCTAAATCCCAATGCCGGTCCAATATAATCAGGTGTATGTTGAGGAAGACGAAGTGCACATCGTAAGCCAAAAAGTTGTCCGGTATGCCATGAACCACCCCTAAGGATTTTCCATCTTTCTACTGTTTCGGGGGGACCTTTTGTGTCGGGTTCGCTTGCTTCCGTATTGCTATACCATTGATTATTATACCAATCCCATACCCATTCTACAACATTACCTGCCATATCATATAATCCGTATCCGTTTACCATATCAATTCCGGCAGGTATTTGATTTCCATCATAATATCCAACAGGTGTAGTCTGAACAGTTTGTGTTTCATAGGGGTCTCCGCTGCCATCATAATTTGCTTTGCTTCCGTCAATATGATCATTTAATGTACCACCATAACTCTGCCATGGATAATGATTTGCCACAAGTTCTCCTCGTGCTGCTTTTTCCCATTCCGCTTCAGTTGGTAAACGGTAACCGTTTTCTTCCCATTTCACATAGTTATTTTCAAGGTCAATTTGCCCGTTTTGATAAATTGTGTTTTGTGTCGAATCAGTATAGTAAACAGGTGTTAATCCTTCCTTTTCAGACCTTGCATTACACCATTTTG
Encoded proteins:
- a CDS encoding SUMF1/EgtB/PvdO family nonheme iron enzyme, whose translation is MNSLQLKNKKIIGLLLLLLLINLSISMTYSQNPEMVFIEAGNFNMGYNYDTTETWWYPTEIPVHTVYISAFYMDKYEVFKTQWDSVYLWAVDNGYSFDNVGEAQALNHPVYNISWYDVAKWCNARSEKEGLTPVYYTDSTQNTIYQNGQIDLENNYVKWEENGYRLPTEAEWEKAARGELVANHYPWQSYGGTLNDHIDGSKANYDGSGDPYETQTVQTTPVGYYDGNQIPAGIDMVNGYGLYDMAGNVVEWVWDWYNNQWYSNTEASEPDTKGPPETVERWKILRGGSWHTGQLFGLRCALRLPQHTPDYIGPALGFRCAKRDVNSSIKIIQSEYELKNYPNPFNSTTTISFNISCKNIKNAKIEIYNIKGQKVRSLINQNIKSGQNSMVWDGTTDTNEPVDSGIYFYQLNLNRKSKIMKKCLLLK
- a CDS encoding T9SS type A sorting domain-containing protein, with translation MTKINKLIVLLFIIPLCSFSQHPAWTNYTNTDKVFDILIDGEYLWVATDGGLYKYNKTTEQYTFYNRANANLPDNHLRSLVKDKAGKLWLTTQYYGIGCFDGEKCTIYNTQNSGLPFDQWNLKIIIDNDENKWIGSFSNIVKYDGNKWEKWETGSPISSYFAINDLLEDKDSNIWIAASWGLGKLSNGEIQYFQQITSEVTSLAYDNNNNLLIGSLNNGLFKYNGTLFINYDTTNSTIPTNCIYTLKFDSENTLWLGSSAGLIKYNNENFTVYNTNNSNIPENVILTIEPEQNGIIWLGTFNNGLVKFDGTNFEKKNLINSNLKSNKIGDLETINDSIYILNGFFSKNMYLTRFSDNNWTSIDSSNGLKTKKITVIEAGNYHGLYIGGYETILSYKNQNNNWKYFDEFNNDYINCILPINEDTFYVGTCNNGLIKYENGVLTNYNKNNSSLTCNYIHDITFDKEGNLWGASGEIQIEDPAIFKFTDTDFEIWNWQNNKIPDYYITKIKFDLNNNLWCNSIDTNGIVGIESGGGLQKFDGNNWTNFNIYNSNIPSNTIFDIFIDSIDNIWIATCAGGIAKFNGNANWEIYNVLNSGIAHNIANKIIITKDNKLWVGHYICSGGISVADLDKIDNIINTRNKNIIEGFEIFPNPSNDYINISINFEYNGSALLSIYNLSGAKIYCNTIYIENNIDKNLEFYLTDLNIKHNGVYIFQIAINDSFYHFKFVVNK
- a CDS encoding sigma-70 family RNA polymerase sigma factor; protein product: MRDKFSNKEIIEGINNNTKAIFDYIEKKIKPKAKNIILNKGGNREDVKEVFQISMIKVFDKIREKTHIDNFEHYLLQTCKNVWLDKTKAAQDEKKKNEEYFRIHEFGENEVDEHERFLKVMEILNKLNKGCREIFQMKANNMSIKEIAEELGYTERYVINKKARCKKKYLKFLNKRN
- a CDS encoding T9SS type A sorting domain-containing protein produces the protein MKTKSLLLTIIMILILSLVGFGQDISEKKYFDNNKELGGDVIIKNSKVKIDGDYIYRIFEIESPEDGNFYLSAWLMAAKTNKGYLNYDLQVNNEKQKDKIRPTKSNWQTVELKNEELKLETIKLKKGTNNISFVALAPEIPEVEFIRLTKSKDKVIISDEKYKNFINSIKEEIKERENNPVIWTDDDSSKNKIVLPNPEGNYYNHIDETFKYTTYKSFYFSSGQQVFFTTYASDKYKHVLEVFSKYHPDSYTWSDLSNSNGLASVNVRINYTGTYYVRIRSYYQNSSGLVDLNVNGQYYYNDCAVSGNGFRNAHETPENYNYFTCKLTGDSRLWISDDTWPGKIIAQNDDYYGSGDFNWGWSSRVKKDFSVRIGAALISSYGSWNPTGKCDLYIKCKNSNIMSYFPNLKADDAIQSAPASGVYNCISWSGGITGYWEWPPSYYSNYYVPGNPLASFDNFYYDIRYPGAMRFTRSGATSSNSIVDLWALNGSYTHGSVTKSGNNNPHGYDWESKPGSLMRTFHPRNALNGNSYGSVNKYYRKISQISPHGDILRNITLNEAILEGLAVMDDVSFTSNELDKLNSKINEISFDTKNEFNNKYEKWKETWIKPEISQYSDPKKYAESDEYKLFIKFCKSKGEKIWPLLIEKLDEGTFFVINPLEDLTLKENMDLLDEVKNENKLNKNNINGAYIVRSPYINAMKYAKKLLFVNKEKSGTSINNEMFNENITSLEIYPNPVTSEAIVTFNMKNVTNVSLTVCDITGRSIIKIYQDNRLKAGQNNISINTFNLENGIYIVKLSSATQTITKKFIVNK